Proteins encoded together in one uncultured Desulfosarcina sp. window:
- a CDS encoding cyclic nucleotide-binding domain-containing protein, translating into MESTHQKNLLKKAIIDCLSGNAIFTDLDSTELNIVSEHMHVSRFEPGDIVFAEGDPGDEVCFMVDGILDVLKIKSGEVEKKIAIKAPGGSIGEMAVIGGFSRTATVKAHTDVTLLTLSRRRFDQICNEYPVIGVKILRSIARMLSLHLRDTSQELLEVLPH; encoded by the coding sequence TTGGAATCGACACATCAGAAAAACCTGCTCAAGAAAGCGATTATCGACTGCCTGTCCGGCAACGCTATTTTTACCGACCTGGACAGCACGGAACTCAACATCGTCAGCGAACACATGCATGTTTCCCGTTTCGAGCCCGGAGATATTGTCTTTGCCGAGGGCGATCCCGGGGATGAAGTATGCTTCATGGTCGACGGCATCCTGGACGTACTGAAAATCAAATCCGGCGAAGTCGAAAAGAAAATCGCCATCAAGGCGCCCGGTGGTTCCATTGGCGAAATGGCGGTCATCGGCGGCTTTTCCCGTACGGCGACAGTCAAGGCCCATACCGACGTTACCTTGCTTACCCTTTCCCGCAGGCGCTTCGATCAGATCTGTAACGAGTATCCCGTCATCGGCGTCAAAATCCTGCGGTCCATCGCCCGAATGCTCAGCCTGCATCTGCGCGACACCTCCCAGGAGTTATTGGAAGTTCTGCCTCATTAG
- a CDS encoding FadR/GntR family transcriptional regulator produces MFKKTNQQRIYEDLVAQIEGAIFDGRLQAGDKLPAQRDLVEMFQTSRGPLREALRVLEQKGLLDIKRGVSGGAIVKKPGMAPIAESLGLLVRHRKITLEELSEFREGVEGNVAAIAAQRATPEDLSQLEGLLDQARAHVESGVNGWEAFCRADNRIHVAIAKAAGNRVYEFVLRMVHDNIQQYYEAHPLKDRQFMQENYQDLCDIVAALKKRQATAVQSLMRSHVRRFNRYMKGGHR; encoded by the coding sequence ATGTTCAAGAAAACGAACCAGCAGCGGATATACGAGGACTTGGTAGCCCAGATCGAAGGCGCCATTTTCGACGGCCGCCTCCAGGCGGGCGACAAACTGCCCGCCCAGCGGGATCTCGTGGAGATGTTCCAGACCAGCCGGGGACCGCTTAGAGAAGCGCTGCGGGTTCTGGAACAAAAAGGGCTGCTGGATATCAAGCGCGGCGTCAGCGGCGGTGCCATTGTTAAAAAACCCGGCATGGCCCCCATTGCTGAAAGTTTAGGACTGCTGGTGCGCCATCGCAAAATCACCCTGGAAGAGCTTTCCGAATTCCGGGAGGGCGTGGAGGGCAATGTGGCGGCCATTGCCGCCCAGCGGGCCACGCCCGAAGATCTAAGCCAGTTGGAAGGGTTGCTGGACCAGGCTAGAGCGCATGTAGAATCCGGCGTAAACGGCTGGGAAGCGTTTTGCCGGGCGGACAATCGCATTCACGTGGCGATTGCCAAAGCAGCCGGCAACCGCGTGTATGAATTTGTCCTGCGCATGGTCCACGACAACATCCAGCAGTACTATGAAGCCCATCCCCTCAAGGATCGACAGTTCATGCAGGAAAATTATCAGGATCTTTGCGACATCGTCGCCGCATTGAAAAAACGGCAGGCAACCGCCGTACAGTCACTCATGCGAAGCCACGTGCGACGCTTCAACAGATATATGAAAGGAGGCCATCGATGA
- the rocD gene encoding ornithine--oxo-acid transaminase: MNTQEYLDLENEYGAHNYKPLDVVLNKGRGVWVWDVDGKKYLDCLAAYSAVNQGHCHSEILKTMMAQAQNLTLTSRAFRNDQLGRFYKDICKLTRSHKVLPMNSGAEAVETVIKAVRKWGYQVKGIPEDQAEIIVCANNFHGRTITIVGFSTDPTARTGFGPFTPGFKIIPFGDADALEAAITPNTAGFLVEPIQGEAGVIIPPDGYLKAVRKICDQHNVVLILDEIQTGLGRTGRLLAEEHEGIEADLTLVGKALSGGFYPVSAVLSNKEVMDVLQPGEHGSTFGGNPLACAIARTAIRVLKEENMIENASEMGDYFLKGLKTVHSPHIKEIRGRGLMIAMELVPEAGGARQFCYRLADRGMLCKETHENTIRFAPPLVIKRDEVDWALEQIEAVMTKEL; the protein is encoded by the coding sequence ATGAACACTCAGGAGTATCTCGATCTGGAAAACGAATACGGCGCCCACAACTACAAGCCCCTGGACGTAGTCCTGAACAAGGGCCGGGGGGTGTGGGTATGGGACGTGGACGGAAAGAAATACCTGGATTGCCTGGCAGCTTACAGTGCCGTCAACCAGGGCCACTGCCATTCGGAAATCCTGAAAACCATGATGGCCCAGGCCCAGAACCTGACCCTCACCTCCAGGGCGTTTCGCAATGACCAGTTGGGCCGGTTTTACAAGGACATCTGCAAGCTGACGCGTTCCCACAAGGTGCTGCCCATGAACAGCGGCGCCGAAGCGGTGGAAACCGTGATCAAGGCGGTCAGAAAATGGGGCTACCAAGTCAAGGGCATCCCCGAGGACCAGGCGGAGATCATTGTATGCGCCAATAACTTCCACGGCCGCACCATCACCATCGTCGGGTTTTCGACAGATCCCACGGCCCGCACCGGCTTCGGTCCCTTCACCCCGGGATTCAAAATCATTCCCTTCGGAGACGCCGATGCCCTGGAGGCGGCCATTACCCCCAACACGGCCGGATTCCTGGTGGAACCCATCCAGGGGGAAGCGGGGGTGATCATCCCGCCGGACGGCTACCTCAAGGCGGTCCGAAAGATCTGCGACCAGCACAACGTGGTGCTGATTCTGGACGAAATCCAGACCGGACTGGGCCGCACCGGGCGTCTGCTGGCCGAAGAGCACGAAGGCATCGAAGCCGATCTGACCCTGGTGGGCAAGGCCCTTTCCGGCGGGTTCTACCCGGTGTCCGCCGTTCTTTCCAACAAAGAGGTTATGGATGTCCTGCAACCCGGGGAACACGGGTCCACCTTCGGCGGCAACCCACTGGCCTGCGCCATTGCCCGCACCGCCATACGGGTGCTGAAAGAGGAGAATATGATTGAAAATGCCAGCGAGATGGGCGACTATTTCCTCAAGGGGTTGAAAACCGTTCACAGTCCGCATATCAAGGAGATACGCGGGCGGGGGTTGATGATCGCCATGGAACTGGTCCCCGAAGCCGGCGGCGCCCGACAGTTCTGCTACCGGCTGGCAGACCGGGGCATGCTGTGCAAGGAAACCCACGAAAACACCATCCGCTTCGCCCCGCCCCTGGTCATCAAAAGGGACGAAGTGGATTGGGCATTAGAACAAATTGAAGCAGTGATGACGAAAGAATTATAG
- the argF gene encoding ornithine carbamoyltransferase: MKRDFLHITDFTADEIHATFALAREIKERFKRREDYKPFKDHTMAMIFAKPSARTRISFETGFFRMGGHALYLGPSDISIGKREAVKDIARVVARYNDVIMARLFAHQHVLELAEYAAVPVVNGLTDYNHPCQIMADMFTILEHRGNLDDLKVAYVGDGNNIVHSWLRLAQRLPFHFVCTCPEGYEPDAATFGAAQRAGLSEVEISHDPMAAVKNADIVYTDVWASMGQKDQAEERKVRFAGFQVDDALMAATGKKSLFMHCLPAERGVETTDSVIESEASIVFDEAENRMHAQNAILLKICGKA, translated from the coding sequence GTGAAACGCGATTTTCTGCACATTACCGATTTTACCGCCGACGAAATTCACGCGACCTTCGCCCTGGCCAGGGAAATCAAGGAGCGCTTCAAACGCCGGGAAGACTACAAGCCGTTCAAGGACCACACCATGGCCATGATCTTCGCCAAACCGTCGGCCCGCACGCGCATCTCCTTCGAAACCGGCTTTTTCCGCATGGGCGGCCATGCCCTGTACCTGGGGCCGTCGGACATCTCCATCGGCAAGCGCGAAGCGGTCAAGGACATCGCCCGGGTGGTGGCCCGGTACAACGATGTAATCATGGCGCGCCTCTTCGCCCACCAGCATGTGCTGGAACTGGCCGAATACGCCGCCGTGCCCGTGGTCAACGGGCTGACCGATTACAACCACCCCTGCCAGATCATGGCCGACATGTTTACCATTCTTGAGCACCGCGGTAATCTGGACGACCTGAAGGTAGCCTACGTAGGTGACGGCAACAATATCGTGCACTCCTGGCTGCGCCTGGCCCAGCGATTGCCGTTTCACTTCGTGTGCACCTGCCCTGAGGGCTACGAACCCGATGCCGCGACATTCGGCGCCGCGCAACGAGCCGGCCTGTCCGAAGTGGAAATCAGTCACGATCCCATGGCGGCGGTCAAGAACGCGGATATCGTCTACACGGACGTGTGGGCCTCCATGGGCCAGAAGGATCAGGCCGAAGAACGCAAAGTCCGCTTTGCGGGTTTTCAGGTCGACGACGCCCTTATGGCCGCCACCGGCAAAAAGAGCCTGTTCATGCATTGCCTGCCGGCGGAACGCGGCGTGGAAACCACCGATTCGGTAATCGAGTCCGAGGCATCCATCGTTTTCGACGAGGCCGAAAACCGCATGCATGCCCAGAATGCCATCCTGCTGAAGATCTGCGGCAAGGCGTGA
- the arcC gene encoding carbamate kinase, translating to MTKPILLIALGGNALIQKGQVGTIEEQFANLKVPMAQIARLSKDYRIIVTHGNGPQVGNLLLQQESCDAVPRLPLEILVAQTQGQIGYMIESTLDEALMAIGVNNQPLVSLISYVVVDKNDRAFRSPSKPVGPVFSEEKAAGLPYPTMKTAKGYRRVVASPKPVTIVEKREIKKLIDDGFIVICCGGGGIPVVRAGRTFDGVDAVIDKDLASACLAEEVGVDIFVIATDVDGVALNFGQPDQRYLSAVSLEQAARHIVEGHFSAGAMLPKVEAAMQFIGSGGKRTVITRLDRIIEAVDGGAGTEFLAE from the coding sequence ATGACGAAACCCATCCTCCTCATCGCCTTAGGAGGCAACGCCCTGATCCAAAAGGGCCAGGTGGGCACCATCGAGGAGCAATTCGCCAACCTGAAGGTTCCCATGGCCCAGATCGCCCGGCTGTCCAAAGACTACCGGATCATCGTCACCCATGGGAACGGCCCCCAGGTCGGCAACCTGCTGCTTCAGCAGGAGTCCTGCGATGCCGTCCCCCGGTTGCCCCTGGAAATTCTTGTAGCCCAGACCCAGGGGCAGATCGGCTACATGATCGAATCCACCCTGGACGAAGCCCTCATGGCCATCGGCGTCAACAACCAGCCGCTGGTCAGCCTGATCAGTTACGTGGTGGTGGATAAAAACGACAGGGCCTTTCGCTCTCCCTCCAAACCGGTGGGACCGGTGTTCAGCGAGGAAAAAGCCGCCGGCCTGCCCTACCCCACGATGAAAACAGCCAAGGGCTACCGGAGAGTCGTAGCCTCCCCCAAGCCGGTGACCATCGTCGAAAAGCGCGAAATCAAGAAGCTGATCGACGACGGGTTCATCGTCATCTGCTGCGGCGGTGGCGGCATTCCGGTGGTGCGTGCCGGCCGGACATTCGACGGGGTGGATGCCGTCATCGACAAGGATCTGGCCAGCGCCTGCCTGGCCGAAGAAGTGGGGGTCGATATTTTCGTGATCGCCACCGACGTGGACGGTGTGGCCCTGAATTTCGGGCAGCCCGACCAGCGCTATCTGTCCGCCGTCAGCCTGGAGCAAGCGGCCCGGCATATCGTCGAGGGGCACTTTTCGGCCGGCGCCATGCTGCCCAAAGTGGAGGCGGCCATGCAGTTTATCGGCAGCGGCGGCAAACGGACGGTCATCACCCGGCTCGACCGCATCATCGAGGCTGTAGACGGAGGAGCCGGTACGGAGTTTTTAGCAGAATAG
- the pyrB gene encoding aspartate carbamoyltransferase — protein sequence MPAFPLSHVIESQQFDRDLLEMVFRTADQLKEDLYNERRFANALQGKIMASLFYEPSTRTRFSFESAMLRLGGSVITTENAREFSSAAKGESLSDSTRIMNGYADVIVMRHNEAGSAARAAEISNIPVINAGDGAGQHPTQALLDLYTIVDAFNGVDNLRIAMVGDLRYGRTVRSLSYLLTKYENVEIVFVSPPVCKMEGDIKAYLDRNNLPWREETDLNAVASEVDCIYMTRIQKERFHSPDDYLEAAGKYILTPERVAAMKPEAIIMHPLPRVDEIPKEVDDDPRARYFQQAQNGLYIRMALLVLLLNK from the coding sequence ATGCCCGCCTTCCCCCTCTCCCACGTCATCGAATCCCAGCAGTTTGACCGCGACCTGCTGGAAATGGTTTTCCGAACCGCCGACCAATTGAAGGAGGACCTTTACAACGAGCGCCGCTTCGCCAACGCCCTGCAGGGAAAAATCATGGCCTCATTGTTTTACGAACCTTCCACCCGTACCCGTTTTTCCTTCGAAAGCGCCATGCTGCGCCTGGGCGGATCGGTAATCACCACTGAAAACGCCCGCGAGTTTTCCAGTGCCGCCAAAGGGGAAAGCCTGTCCGACTCCACCCGCATCATGAACGGATATGCCGACGTGATCGTCATGCGCCACAACGAGGCGGGCAGCGCGGCCCGGGCCGCGGAAATTTCCAATATTCCGGTGATCAATGCCGGTGACGGCGCCGGGCAGCACCCCACCCAGGCCCTGCTGGACCTGTACACCATCGTGGATGCCTTTAACGGGGTGGATAACCTGAGAATCGCCATGGTGGGCGACCTGCGCTACGGCCGGACCGTGCGCTCCCTTTCCTACCTGCTGACCAAGTATGAAAATGTGGAAATCGTTTTTGTTTCGCCGCCGGTGTGCAAAATGGAGGGCGACATCAAAGCCTATCTCGATCGCAACAACCTCCCCTGGCGGGAAGAGACCGACCTGAATGCAGTGGCCTCAGAGGTGGACTGCATTTACATGACCCGCATCCAGAAAGAGCGTTTCCATTCCCCGGACGATTACCTGGAGGCTGCCGGCAAATACATCCTGACCCCCGAGCGTGTTGCGGCCATGAAACCCGAAGCCATTATCATGCATCCGCTGCCGCGGGTGGATGAAATTCCCAAAGAGGTCGACGACGATCCCCGTGCGCGCTATTTCCAGCAGGCCCAGAACGGGCTGTATATCCGGATGGCACTGTTGGTTCTGCTGCTTAACAAATAA
- a CDS encoding type II toxin-antitoxin system VapB family antitoxin, with amino-acid sequence MRTTLNIEDALVEKASKLTGIKEKTALVRKGLEALISLESSKRLAALGGSEKKIRLPRRRRSEL; translated from the coding sequence ATGAGAACGACGTTAAATATTGAAGACGCACTTGTTGAAAAAGCATCAAAACTTACTGGTATAAAAGAAAAAACAGCTCTTGTCCGTAAAGGATTAGAGGCCCTGATCAGTCTGGAGAGCAGCAAACGGTTGGCCGCACTTGGGGGAAGCGAGAAAAAAATACGTTTGCCAAGGCGACGAAGATCGGAATTATGA
- a CDS encoding type II toxin-antitoxin system VapC family toxin, whose product MILADTNVWIKHFRESDDELAAHLDIGFVACHPFIIGELACGNLGNRQEILTLLQALPASPLAETTEVLDFIENKSLMGRGLGYVDIHLLASAIIGNIVLWTFDRRLHEAAIELGVAYPRS is encoded by the coding sequence ATGATCCTTGCCGATACAAATGTCTGGATCAAACATTTCAGAGAATCCGATGATGAGCTTGCCGCTCATTTGGATATCGGTTTTGTTGCATGCCACCCATTTATTATTGGAGAATTGGCCTGCGGTAATTTAGGTAATCGACAAGAAATTCTGACGCTTCTACAAGCACTTCCCGCCTCACCCCTCGCGGAAACGACAGAAGTTTTAGATTTTATTGAAAACAAATCGCTTATGGGGCGCGGACTCGGATACGTAGATATTCATTTACTGGCTTCCGCCATTATTGGCAATATTGTTCTATGGACTTTTGATCGTCGTCTCCATGAAGCCGCGATAGAACTTGGCGTTGCATATCCGAGGAGCTAA
- the smc gene encoding chromosome segregation protein SMC, whose protein sequence is MKLKKLDIIGFKSFFEKASIDFPPGICAVVGPNGCGKSNVVDALRWVMGEQSLKQLRGKNKEDIIFSGASGKPPLNMAEVSLTLVNDNGSMPEEFRDFSEVMVTRRLYRSGETAYLINKQPCRLKDIHNVFMGSGVGSRTYAVIQQGNIGAITDAGPDERRVFIEEAAGVTRYKMRKTEALRKVDATNQNLMRVKDIITEIDRQMNGLKRQARKASRFKRLKAEAREIDIRLLCHRDAELGKQMDEAGALLQSMKDDDIGQSTRLKQIDAAIEAIKMRRSEKDRDIAAQKSRKFEIQRTIDRLEAELAHMKTERERLSVEIGELETARTDLEAKNETIRSEIDGVQQQHENLDRQIAEVKATTARENTDSANLRQHLDSLNRDLESGKNKLMEMVAEEARTKNTHQNAANNRENLKRRLQRTDEEVLLAEKTVRETTQRRETADAEMRRIKNEIRELDDRIKAVKQNLDEAIASLSAQVKTAQTLDMERNKARSSLATLKKMEANLDWYKDGVKAVLQAARQPSANSERTPSPPTGIVGLLADVLDPAPTYETAVEAALGEALQYILVQDQSAGTGAIEYLQEARAGRCGFIPVGNLRTMDDRPEKRPEPERRLLNHIRVKDGYEPVAEALLGHVAVAETLDSAKELFQRNGRVQNVVTRGGDLLSHQGVMIGGSPDKLSGILAKKQEIKALTEQCAQLDRQLEEARKTQAEMETRVRGLEKELQETISEKQDAEQDAMEAEKGLYRADEDLKSARHHLEIVRLEQEQLMGEEMDLDEEIERYNALLETIAGNVAEAQEEVARASARIDETARQLEAFNQRIVDLKLQLTSFTANLENCTGTLRRLKDFQSDGIRRLEQLAQDITAKKQRIDGAAKRREIAERDLSAHYEAFKELESRLNADEKEFGDIDARLKENDEQASQIQTQRESLHQKIRVLEMDLAEKRIKRENLENRCQEAYHCAIAELNAGQDPSDEFAGKRPEELEKSLASIREKIVIIGDVNLEAIREFEEQKERYDFLSEQRDDLLKAIEGLHKVIRKINRITQERFLDTFARINEKLQEVFPRLFEGGTARLELTRPDEPLETGVEFMVHPPGKKLSRMSLLSGGEKALSAISFIFSIFLLRPASFCLMDEIDAPLDDANVGRFNNLMKVIGEKSQIIMITHNKNSMEFADMLFGITMEQKGLSKVVSVNLGNEKNTPELTAA, encoded by the coding sequence ATGAAACTGAAAAAACTGGATATTATCGGTTTCAAATCGTTTTTCGAAAAAGCCAGCATCGACTTCCCTCCCGGAATCTGTGCCGTGGTGGGACCCAACGGATGCGGCAAAAGCAATGTCGTGGACGCCCTGCGCTGGGTCATGGGCGAGCAGAGCCTCAAACAGCTTCGCGGCAAAAACAAAGAGGACATCATTTTTTCCGGTGCCAGCGGCAAGCCGCCGTTGAACATGGCCGAAGTCTCTTTGACCCTGGTCAACGACAACGGCAGCATGCCCGAAGAGTTTCGGGATTTCAGCGAAGTGATGGTCACCCGCCGTCTGTATCGCAGCGGCGAAACCGCTTATCTGATCAACAAGCAGCCCTGCCGCCTCAAGGATATCCACAACGTTTTCATGGGCAGCGGCGTGGGCTCCCGCACCTACGCGGTCATCCAGCAGGGCAACATCGGCGCCATCACCGACGCCGGCCCGGATGAACGCCGGGTCTTCATCGAAGAGGCCGCCGGCGTCACGCGCTATAAAATGCGCAAAACCGAAGCCCTGCGGAAGGTGGACGCCACCAACCAGAACCTGATGCGGGTCAAGGACATCATCACCGAAATCGACCGCCAGATGAACGGCCTCAAGCGCCAGGCCCGTAAAGCCTCTCGCTTCAAACGTCTCAAGGCCGAAGCGCGTGAGATCGACATCCGCCTGCTTTGCCACCGCGATGCCGAACTGGGCAAACAGATGGACGAGGCCGGCGCCCTGCTCCAATCCATGAAGGACGACGATATCGGCCAGTCCACCCGGCTCAAGCAGATCGACGCGGCCATCGAAGCCATCAAGATGCGGCGCAGCGAAAAAGATCGGGACATCGCTGCCCAAAAATCCCGGAAATTCGAAATCCAGCGCACCATCGACCGCCTGGAAGCCGAATTGGCCCACATGAAAACCGAACGGGAACGGCTTTCGGTCGAAATCGGTGAACTGGAAACCGCCAGAACCGATCTGGAGGCCAAGAACGAAACCATCCGGTCGGAGATCGACGGCGTCCAGCAGCAGCATGAAAACCTCGATCGACAAATCGCCGAGGTCAAAGCCACCACTGCCCGGGAAAACACCGATTCCGCCAATCTGCGTCAACACCTCGACAGCCTGAACCGGGACCTGGAATCCGGCAAAAACAAACTGATGGAAATGGTGGCCGAGGAGGCCCGGACCAAAAACACCCATCAGAATGCGGCCAACAACCGCGAGAACCTCAAGCGACGGCTGCAACGCACCGACGAAGAGGTCCTGCTGGCCGAAAAAACCGTGAGGGAAACCACCCAAAGGCGGGAAACCGCCGATGCCGAAATGCGCCGCATCAAAAACGAAATCCGGGAACTCGATGATCGGATCAAGGCCGTAAAGCAGAACCTGGACGAAGCCATCGCCTCGCTTTCCGCCCAGGTCAAAACCGCCCAGACACTGGACATGGAACGCAACAAGGCCCGCTCCAGCCTGGCTACGCTCAAGAAGATGGAGGCCAATCTGGACTGGTACAAGGACGGTGTCAAGGCTGTACTCCAGGCTGCCCGTCAGCCATCGGCGAATTCGGAGAGGACGCCATCGCCGCCGACTGGTATCGTCGGACTTCTGGCGGATGTCCTCGATCCGGCGCCGACCTACGAGACTGCCGTCGAAGCGGCCCTGGGCGAGGCGTTGCAGTATATCCTGGTGCAGGACCAGTCCGCCGGCACCGGCGCCATCGAATATCTTCAGGAGGCCCGGGCCGGGCGCTGCGGATTCATTCCCGTGGGCAACCTGCGTACCATGGACGACCGCCCGGAAAAGCGTCCGGAGCCCGAACGCCGCCTGTTGAATCATATCCGCGTCAAAGATGGATACGAGCCGGTTGCCGAGGCACTGCTGGGACATGTGGCGGTGGCCGAAACCTTGGACTCGGCCAAAGAGTTGTTCCAGCGCAATGGCCGGGTCCAGAATGTGGTCACCCGGGGTGGGGACCTGCTCTCCCACCAGGGGGTAATGATTGGCGGCAGCCCGGACAAACTGTCCGGCATTCTGGCCAAAAAGCAGGAGATCAAGGCGCTGACCGAACAATGCGCCCAACTGGACCGCCAGCTTGAAGAGGCCCGCAAGACCCAGGCGGAGATGGAAACCCGGGTACGAGGTCTGGAAAAAGAGCTGCAGGAAACCATCTCCGAAAAACAGGACGCCGAACAGGATGCCATGGAAGCGGAAAAGGGCCTGTATCGCGCCGACGAAGACCTGAAAAGCGCCCGCCACCACCTGGAAATCGTCCGCCTCGAGCAGGAACAGCTCATGGGCGAAGAGATGGATCTGGACGAGGAGATCGAACGCTACAATGCCCTATTGGAAACCATCGCCGGCAATGTGGCCGAGGCCCAGGAAGAGGTGGCGCGCGCGTCGGCCCGCATCGACGAGACCGCCAGGCAACTGGAAGCGTTCAACCAGCGCATCGTCGACCTGAAACTCCAACTCACCTCGTTCACGGCCAACCTGGAAAACTGTACCGGCACCCTTCGCCGGCTGAAGGATTTTCAGAGCGACGGCATTCGCCGCCTGGAGCAGCTTGCCCAGGATATCACTGCTAAAAAACAGCGCATCGACGGAGCTGCCAAAAGGCGGGAAATTGCCGAAAGGGATCTGTCCGCCCACTACGAGGCCTTCAAGGAACTGGAAAGCCGTTTGAACGCCGACGAAAAAGAGTTTGGCGACATCGATGCCCGCTTGAAGGAAAACGACGAACAGGCGTCCCAAATCCAGACCCAGCGGGAATCGCTTCATCAGAAAATCCGCGTGCTGGAGATGGATCTGGCCGAAAAACGCATCAAACGGGAAAACCTGGAAAACCGCTGCCAGGAAGCCTATCACTGCGCCATCGCCGAACTGAATGCCGGTCAGGACCCCTCCGACGAATTCGCAGGGAAACGCCCCGAAGAACTGGAAAAATCCCTTGCCTCCATTCGCGAGAAAATTGTAATCATTGGCGACGTCAACCTGGAGGCCATCCGGGAATTCGAGGAGCAGAAGGAACGCTACGATTTTCTGAGCGAGCAGCGCGACGACCTGCTCAAGGCCATCGAAGGGCTGCACAAGGTAATTCGCAAGATCAACCGCATCACCCAGGAGCGTTTTCTGGACACCTTCGCGCGTATCAACGAAAAACTGCAAGAGGTCTTCCCGCGGCTGTTCGAAGGCGGCACCGCCCGCCTGGAACTGACCCGTCCGGACGAGCCGCTGGAAACCGGCGTGGAATTCATGGTGCACCCGCCGGGAAAGAAACTGTCCCGCATGAGCCTGCTCTCCGGCGGTGAAAAGGCCCTGTCGGCCATCAGTTTCATTTTTTCCATTTTTCTGCTCCGGCCGGCCTCTTTCTGTCTTATGGACGAGATCGACGCGCCTCTGGACGACGCCAATGTCGGGCGCTTTAACAATCTGATGAAGGTGATCGGCGAGAAGTCCCAGATCATCATGATCACCCACAACAAGAACAGCATGGAGTTTGCCGACATGCTTTTCGGCATCACCATGGAACAAAAAGGCCTGTCTAAGGTGGTATCGGTCAACCTGGGAAACGAGAAGAACACCCCCGAACTGACGGCCGCATAA
- the ftsY gene encoding signal recognition particle-docking protein FtsY — MAFKWLKKKKEKAEPPEKIEGEALDTPSADEVIENETVEEEASSDDFPGEADEPDTKAQDSAPAENNVAAEKKGPGLFFRLKSGLSKTRKILTTDIDELFLGKKIVDDDMIEDLEELLITSDMGVQTTMDIMERISGKRSRIAGAGELKRVLKEEILAYFEALPEPVPEAAAKPHVVMVVGVNGVGKTTTIGKLAAHESKKGRKVLIAAADTFRAAAIEQISIWAERAGAEIVRHKDNADPAAVAYDGIEAAISRGADTVYVDTAGRLHTKVNLMEEIKKIQRTLSKRLPDAPHEVLLVLDATTGQNALSQAKMFNEALGITGIALTKLDGTAKGGIVVSICSELNIPLKYIGVGEGVEDLQPFDPRQFVEALF; from the coding sequence ATGGCTTTTAAATGGCTGAAGAAGAAAAAAGAGAAAGCTGAACCACCAGAGAAAATTGAGGGAGAAGCGCTGGATACACCCTCGGCGGATGAAGTCATCGAAAATGAGACCGTCGAGGAAGAGGCCTCGTCCGATGATTTTCCGGGCGAAGCGGACGAACCCGATACAAAAGCGCAGGATTCGGCTCCCGCGGAAAACAACGTCGCCGCCGAGAAGAAAGGCCCTGGTCTGTTCTTTCGCCTGAAATCCGGCTTGTCCAAAACCCGCAAAATTCTCACCACCGACATCGACGAGCTGTTTCTGGGGAAAAAGATCGTCGATGACGACATGATCGAGGATCTGGAAGAACTGCTGATCACTTCCGACATGGGTGTCCAGACGACCATGGACATCATGGAACGCATCTCCGGCAAGCGCTCGCGGATTGCGGGCGCCGGGGAACTGAAACGGGTGTTGAAAGAGGAGATTCTGGCCTATTTCGAGGCTCTGCCCGAACCGGTCCCCGAGGCAGCCGCCAAACCCCATGTGGTCATGGTAGTCGGGGTCAACGGGGTGGGCAAGACCACTACCATCGGCAAACTGGCCGCCCACGAATCCAAAAAAGGCCGCAAGGTGCTGATTGCCGCCGCCGACACCTTCCGGGCCGCCGCCATCGAGCAGATATCCATCTGGGCCGAACGGGCCGGCGCCGAGATCGTCCGTCACAAGGACAATGCCGATCCGGCCGCCGTGGCCTACGACGGCATTGAGGCCGCCATTTCCCGGGGCGCAGACACGGTCTATGTGGACACCGCCGGACGCCTTCACACCAAGGTCAACCTGATGGAAGAGATCAAAAAGATCCAGCGCACCCTGTCCAAACGCCTCCCCGACGCCCCCCACGAGGTGCTTCTGGTGCTTGACGCCACCACCGGCCAGAACGCCCTTTCGCAGGCCAAGATGTTCAACGAAGCCCTTGGAATCACCGGCATCGCCCTGACCAAACTGGATGGAACGGCCAAAGGCGGCATCGTGGTCAGCATCTGTTCGGAACTGAACATCCCGTTGAAATATATCGGGGTGGGTGAAGGGGTTGAGGACCTGCAGCCTTTCGATCCCAGGCAGTTTGTTGAAGCATTGTTTTAA